A single region of the Plantactinospora soyae genome encodes:
- a CDS encoding amidohydrolase translates to MTNPSTLYRGGRLYCPADPRATALLVRDGRIAWLGTDGDAPAADRTVDLDGALVTPAFVDAHVHATSTGLALSGLDLSGAASAAQVCAAVVGFAAGLPADAVVLGHGWDESGWADRRVPDAGELDRAAGGRRVYLSQASLHSALCSSALLAAVPEVVAAPGYDGSGWLRRDAHHLVREVALGSVSAEQRAAAQRVMLRRAAELGIAAVHECGGPDISSEADFTAVLSRSGADGPEVYGYWGELMGAARARELGAVGAGGDLFADGALGARTAHLSEPYADGEPGGCGHGYLSADQVREHLLDCAAHGVQGGFHAIGDAAIGTVLAGFAGAAERLGVERLRAARHRVEHAEIIDKRLIAGFVEHGVVASMQPAFDRLWGGERRMYATRLGVPRSLASNPMGAMHAVGVTLAFGSDSPVTPLDPWGSVRAAMAHFSPVQRMSARAAFAAHTRGGWRALPDDVRRPGLSVRDRAVAEGVLAPGAAATFAVWSTPAGVDGGLPVLLSASPELRGPDDPTPLPRCRRTVLRGSVIYEEGTS, encoded by the coding sequence ATGACGAACCCCTCGACGCTGTACCGCGGCGGCCGGCTGTACTGCCCGGCCGACCCCCGTGCCACGGCGCTGCTGGTCCGGGACGGGCGGATCGCCTGGCTCGGCACCGACGGCGACGCCCCCGCCGCCGACCGGACGGTGGACCTCGACGGCGCGCTGGTCACGCCGGCCTTCGTGGATGCCCATGTGCACGCCACCTCGACCGGGCTGGCGCTGTCCGGGCTGGATCTGTCCGGGGCGGCCTCCGCCGCGCAGGTGTGCGCCGCGGTGGTCGGGTTCGCGGCCGGCCTGCCGGCCGACGCGGTGGTGCTCGGGCACGGCTGGGACGAGTCGGGTTGGGCGGACCGGCGGGTACCGGACGCCGGGGAGCTGGACCGGGCCGCCGGGGGTCGGCGGGTGTACCTGTCCCAGGCGTCGCTGCATTCGGCGCTCTGTTCGTCGGCGTTGCTGGCGGCGGTGCCGGAGGTGGTCGCCGCGCCCGGTTACGACGGGTCGGGGTGGCTGCGGCGGGACGCCCACCACCTGGTCCGCGAGGTGGCGCTCGGTTCGGTGAGCGCGGAGCAGCGGGCGGCCGCGCAGCGGGTGATGTTGCGCCGGGCCGCCGAGCTGGGGATCGCGGCGGTGCACGAGTGCGGTGGGCCGGACATTTCCAGTGAGGCGGACTTCACCGCCGTACTGTCGCGGTCCGGGGCCGACGGTCCCGAGGTGTACGGCTACTGGGGCGAGTTGATGGGAGCGGCGCGGGCCCGTGAACTGGGTGCGGTCGGGGCCGGTGGGGACCTGTTCGCCGACGGGGCGCTCGGGGCCCGTACGGCGCACCTGTCGGAGCCGTACGCCGATGGTGAGCCGGGCGGGTGCGGGCACGGCTACCTGAGCGCGGACCAGGTCCGGGAGCATCTGCTGGACTGTGCCGCGCACGGGGTGCAGGGCGGTTTCCACGCGATCGGGGACGCGGCGATCGGGACGGTGCTGGCCGGATTCGCCGGTGCGGCCGAGCGGCTCGGGGTGGAGCGGCTGCGGGCGGCCCGGCACCGGGTGGAGCATGCCGAGATCATCGACAAGCGGTTGATCGCGGGGTTCGTCGAGCACGGCGTCGTGGCCAGCATGCAGCCGGCGTTCGACCGGTTGTGGGGTGGCGAGCGGCGGATGTACGCGACGCGGTTGGGGGTACCACGGTCGCTCGCCTCCAACCCGATGGGCGCGATGCACGCGGTGGGGGTGACGTTGGCGTTCGGGTCGGATTCGCCGGTGACGCCGTTGGATCCGTGGGGTTCGGTGCGGGCGGCGATGGCGCATTTCAGTCCGGTGCAGCGGATGAGCGCGCGGGCCGCGTTCGCCGCGCACACCCGGGGCGGGTGGCGGGCGTTGCCGGATGACGTGCGGCGTCCGGGGTTGTCGGTGCGGGACCGGGCGGTGGCGGAGGGGGTGTTGGCGCCGGGTGCGGCGGCGACCTTCGCGGTCTGGTCGACGCCGGCCGGGGTCGACGGCGGGTTGCCGGTCCTGTTGTCGGCGAGTCCGGAGTTGCGGGGACCGGACGATCCGACGCCGCTGCCCCGGTGCCGGCGTACGGTGCTGCGCGGCTCGGTGATCTACGAGGAGGGTACGTCGTGA
- a CDS encoding CsbD family protein has product MSAMDKMRNKAEELKGAAKERIGDRSNNEQMRGEGSSEQTQAKAKQAGANVKDAGRNVKETFDR; this is encoded by the coding sequence ATGAGTGCTATGGACAAGATGCGCAACAAGGCGGAGGAGTTGAAGGGTGCCGCCAAGGAGCGGATCGGCGACCGCAGCAACAATGAGCAGATGCGCGGCGAGGGCTCGTCGGAGCAGACGCAGGCCAAGGCGAAACAGGCCGGCGCGAACGTGAAGGACGCCGGCCGTAACGTCAAGGAGACCTTCGACCGATGA
- a CDS encoding isochorismatase family protein — MTTLQGRPNTALLVVDVQNGAVEGTYQRDGVVAEVGRVVGKARRGQVPVVWVQHSDERLVRGSDDWRIVGELTPGGAEPLVEKNHADSFEDTILESVLSGLGVGRLFVVGAQTDVCVRSTLHGAFARGYDVFLSATPTRRRAGRHRRTRSSRTPTCTGASRRRRGGRRARSRPGTSNSAAPPDVPYPGAGARSDHRLAS, encoded by the coding sequence ATGACAACACTTCAGGGCCGGCCGAACACCGCGCTCCTCGTCGTCGACGTGCAGAACGGCGCCGTCGAGGGGACGTACCAGCGCGACGGGGTCGTCGCGGAGGTCGGCCGGGTCGTAGGAAAGGCGCGGCGGGGGCAGGTCCCCGTCGTCTGGGTCCAGCACTCAGACGAGCGCCTGGTACGGGGGAGCGATGACTGGCGGATCGTCGGCGAGTTGACCCCGGGCGGCGCCGAGCCGTTGGTGGAGAAGAACCACGCCGACTCCTTCGAGGACACCATCCTCGAAAGCGTCCTGTCGGGCCTCGGAGTCGGGCGTCTCTTCGTCGTCGGGGCGCAGACCGATGTGTGTGTCCGCTCGACGCTGCACGGCGCGTTCGCCCGGGGGTACGACGTGTTCCTCTCAGCGACGCCCACACGACGGCGTGCGGGGCGCCACCGGCGGACCAGGTCATCGCGGACACCAACCTGTACTGGAGCCAGCAGGCGGCGCCGGGGCGGACGGCGGGCACGGTCGAGGCCAGGCACGTCGAATTCGGCCGCACCTCCTGACGTTCCCTACCCCGGTGCCGGCGCTCGTTCAGACCACAGGCTAGCTTCCTAG
- the kamD gene encoding lysine 5,6-aminomutase subunit alpha, with protein MVHGSGVRPGSAGVGSASAASGAGGGSTEAERGTGSGPGPVGKLALDPRLVRRARELARRAGQPVVELARGHTTVSVERAVLRLAGVGGADPDGIPWVNRLVDAVVAEVGLAHGVTLPVFDALVRELGPPVRGGRGNGVPATEVGEALTLLAQKSAAGSVRFGVPSGRAATSARAAARRAVGAGLRRIDRRRAERDRLVRRHGDPVQRPWIYLIVATGDIYEDIPQAQAAARAGADVIAVIRSTGQSLLDYVPEGATREGFAGTYATQENFRLMRAALDASSKELGRYVRLTNYASGLCMPEMAVLAGLERLDMMLNDSMYGILFRDINPVRTFVDQRFSRQVHARAGIIINTGEDNYLTTADAVDEAHTVTVSQLLNEFFAHEAGLADRQLGLGHAFEIDPAVPESFRLELAHALLARELFPDAPLKWMPPTRYMTGDVFRGNLLDGFFNLVGTMTRQDILLVGMMTEAVVTPWLSDRDIALQNVRYVLGAAGGLHEDFVPAPGGFIQQRAGRVLGEAVELLERIVDDGLLTAIADGTFGITKRPADRGRGLDGVAAHADDYYNPATELLESVEEGS; from the coding sequence ATGGTGCACGGTAGCGGGGTGCGGCCCGGTTCGGCCGGCGTCGGATCGGCGTCGGCCGCTTCCGGCGCGGGCGGCGGGTCGACGGAAGCGGAGCGCGGCACCGGGTCCGGGCCGGGCCCGGTCGGCAAGCTGGCGCTGGATCCGAGGCTGGTGCGGCGGGCCCGGGAACTGGCCCGCCGGGCCGGTCAGCCGGTGGTCGAGTTGGCCCGTGGCCATACGACGGTGTCGGTGGAGCGGGCGGTGTTGCGGCTGGCCGGGGTCGGTGGTGCGGATCCGGACGGGATCCCGTGGGTGAACCGGTTGGTCGACGCCGTGGTCGCGGAGGTGGGCCTGGCGCACGGGGTGACGCTGCCGGTGTTCGACGCGCTGGTCCGGGAACTGGGCCCGCCGGTGCGGGGCGGCCGGGGGAACGGGGTGCCGGCAACCGAGGTCGGCGAGGCGTTGACCCTGCTGGCGCAGAAGTCGGCGGCCGGTTCGGTCCGGTTCGGCGTTCCGTCGGGGCGGGCGGCCACCTCGGCCCGGGCGGCGGCGCGGCGGGCGGTCGGGGCGGGGCTGCGGCGGATCGACCGGCGTCGGGCCGAGCGGGACCGGCTGGTACGTCGGCACGGCGATCCGGTACAGCGGCCGTGGATCTATCTGATCGTCGCCACCGGCGACATCTACGAGGACATTCCGCAGGCGCAGGCGGCGGCGCGGGCCGGCGCGGACGTGATCGCGGTGATCCGGTCGACGGGGCAGTCGTTGCTGGACTACGTGCCGGAGGGGGCGACCCGGGAGGGGTTCGCCGGTACGTACGCCACCCAGGAGAACTTCCGGCTGATGCGGGCGGCGCTGGACGCCTCGTCGAAGGAGCTGGGCCGGTACGTGCGGTTGACCAACTACGCCTCCGGGTTGTGCATGCCGGAGATGGCGGTGCTGGCCGGCCTGGAGCGGCTGGACATGATGCTCAACGACTCGATGTACGGGATCCTGTTCCGGGACATCAATCCGGTGCGGACCTTTGTGGACCAGCGGTTCTCCCGGCAGGTGCACGCCCGGGCCGGCATCATCATCAACACCGGTGAGGACAACTACCTGACCACCGCCGACGCGGTCGACGAGGCGCACACGGTGACGGTGTCGCAGCTGCTCAACGAGTTCTTCGCGCACGAGGCGGGGTTGGCCGACCGGCAGTTGGGGCTGGGGCACGCGTTCGAGATCGATCCGGCGGTGCCGGAGTCGTTCCGGCTGGAGTTGGCGCACGCGTTGCTGGCCCGGGAGTTGTTCCCGGACGCGCCGTTGAAGTGGATGCCGCCGACCCGGTACATGACCGGGGACGTGTTCCGGGGGAATCTGCTGGACGGGTTCTTCAACCTGGTGGGCACGATGACCCGGCAGGACATTCTGCTGGTGGGGATGATGACCGAGGCGGTGGTGACGCCGTGGTTGAGCGACCGGGACATCGCCCTGCAGAACGTGCGGTACGTGCTCGGCGCGGCCGGGGGGCTGCACGAGGATTTCGTGCCGGCGCCGGGCGGGTTCATCCAGCAGCGGGCGGGCCGGGTCCTCGGTGAGGCGGTGGAGTTGCTGGAGCGGATCGTCGACGACGGGTTGTTGACGGCGATCGCGGACGGCACGTTCGGGATCACGAAGCGGCCGGCGGACCGGGGGCGTGGGCTGGACGGGGTCGCGGCGCACGCCGACGACTACTACAACCCGGCGACCGAGCTGCTGGAGTCCGTGGAGGAGGGGTCGTGA
- the kdd gene encoding L-erythro-3,5-diaminohexanoate dehydrogenase: MTSRDAVVAPEDAAPTSAVGLGRVVEPAGVLPQAAYRLDARPEIGRDEVRITVERLNLDAASFRQLSEKHGGDGAAVRVEVLDIIRDRGKMHNPVTGSGGMLVGTVAEVGPDSPLGVRPGDRVATLVSLTLTPLAISDGLAGWDGRSEQVPCAGHAILFARSIVAVLPDDLDPRLSLAVLDVCGAPALTARTVGRYDAPTVAVIGGAGKSGSLSLAAARQAGARRTVGVVPVAAERDALLAADLATDVVLADARDPVALAAAVTGALGGPADVTVVCVDVPGCEHGAILATGDGGSVVFFSMATSFAAAALGAEGLAADVTMLIGNGYLPGHAEVALSLLRTVPGVRTLFEARLAAD, encoded by the coding sequence ATGACATCGCGGGACGCTGTGGTGGCGCCGGAGGACGCCGCGCCGACGTCGGCGGTCGGACTCGGGAGGGTGGTCGAACCCGCCGGGGTGCTGCCGCAGGCGGCGTACCGGCTGGACGCCCGTCCGGAGATCGGTCGCGACGAGGTACGGATCACGGTCGAGCGGCTGAACCTGGACGCGGCCAGCTTCCGGCAGTTGTCGGAAAAGCACGGCGGGGACGGGGCGGCGGTACGGGTCGAAGTCCTCGACATCATCCGTGACCGGGGCAAGATGCACAATCCGGTCACCGGCTCGGGTGGGATGCTCGTCGGCACCGTGGCCGAGGTCGGACCAGACTCCCCGCTGGGTGTACGGCCGGGTGACCGGGTGGCGACGTTGGTCTCCCTCACCCTGACCCCGTTGGCGATCAGCGACGGGCTCGCCGGCTGGGACGGCCGCAGCGAGCAGGTGCCGTGTGCCGGGCACGCCATCCTGTTCGCCCGTTCGATCGTGGCCGTCCTTCCGGATGATCTCGACCCGCGGCTCAGCCTGGCGGTGCTCGACGTCTGCGGCGCGCCGGCCCTGACCGCCCGCACGGTGGGCCGGTACGACGCGCCCACGGTCGCGGTGATCGGTGGCGCTGGCAAGAGCGGCTCGCTGTCGCTGGCCGCCGCCCGCCAGGCGGGTGCCCGCCGTACGGTCGGAGTCGTTCCGGTGGCGGCGGAGCGGGACGCGTTGCTCGCCGCGGATCTGGCCACCGATGTCGTACTGGCCGACGCGCGGGATCCGGTGGCGCTGGCGGCGGCGGTGACCGGGGCGCTGGGTGGGCCGGCGGACGTCACGGTGGTCTGTGTCGACGTGCCCGGCTGCGAGCACGGGGCGATCCTGGCCACCGGGGACGGCGGGTCGGTGGTGTTCTTCTCGATGGCGACGAGTTTCGCCGCCGCCGCGCTCGGTGCCGAGGGGCTGGCCGCCGACGTGACGATGCTGATCGGCAACGGCTATCTGCCGGGCCACGCCGAGGTGGCGCTGTCTCTGCTGCGTACGGTGCCCGGAGTGCGTACGTTGTTCGAGGCCCGGCTGGCGGCAGACTGA
- a CDS encoding TetR/AcrR family transcriptional regulator, with protein sequence MPKQVDHRGRREAIARALWRVVEQRGVTQLTMRVVAQEAGMSLGQLQHYFASRTAMLSFAMDFASEQTSVRVHQGLEKLGDRPHPRDVLRLTLAEMLSLHADARATRRMSAAYVLEALHDEAVHEQARRGLVQGRALVEQLVRQAITDGHIDSGRDPATETNLLLALTGFTSLIELDVIEPQDALAAIDVHLDRLFRST encoded by the coding sequence ATGCCGAAACAGGTGGATCACCGCGGACGCCGCGAAGCGATCGCCCGCGCACTGTGGCGGGTGGTGGAGCAGCGCGGCGTCACACAGCTGACGATGCGCGTGGTGGCGCAGGAGGCGGGCATGTCACTCGGGCAGTTGCAGCACTACTTCGCCTCCCGGACCGCCATGCTCTCCTTCGCCATGGACTTCGCGTCCGAGCAGACCTCGGTGCGCGTACACCAGGGGCTCGAAAAGCTCGGTGACCGTCCGCACCCCCGTGACGTGCTGCGACTGACGCTCGCGGAAATGCTCTCCCTGCATGCCGACGCCCGCGCGACCCGCCGGATGAGCGCCGCCTACGTCCTGGAGGCGCTGCACGACGAGGCCGTGCACGAGCAGGCGCGCCGCGGCCTCGTCCAAGGGCGGGCCCTCGTCGAGCAGTTGGTCCGCCAGGCGATCACCGACGGGCACATCGACTCCGGCCGCGACCCGGCGACCGAGACCAACCTGCTCCTCGCCCTCACCGGCTTCACCTCCCTGATCGAACTCGACGTGATCGAGCCCCAGGACGCCCTCGCCGCGATCGACGTGCATCTGGACCGGCTGTTCAGGAGCACGTGA
- a CDS encoding PadR family transcriptional regulator, which translates to MIPVEQQAAEDGDRQTQLLRGALDMCLLAVLAGEPAHGYELVRRMETTGIGPVSYGTIYPLLTRMRRLGLVVDKQEASPAGPPRKVYALTEAGHVRLDAWRQQWTHFTGIVDAILRRSESDPEASRS; encoded by the coding sequence ATGATACCGGTCGAACAGCAGGCAGCGGAGGACGGCGATCGGCAGACACAGCTTCTTCGCGGCGCGCTCGACATGTGCCTGCTCGCCGTGTTGGCAGGTGAGCCCGCCCATGGATACGAGTTGGTGCGGCGAATGGAGACGACAGGCATCGGCCCGGTCAGCTACGGCACCATCTATCCGCTGCTGACTCGGATGCGCCGTCTCGGCCTGGTCGTCGACAAACAGGAGGCCAGCCCTGCGGGGCCACCCCGCAAGGTGTACGCGCTGACCGAAGCCGGCCACGTACGGCTCGACGCCTGGCGACAGCAGTGGACGCACTTCACCGGCATCGTCGACGCCATCCTCCGCAGGTCCGAATCCGATCCCGAAGCATCAAGGAGCTGA
- a CDS encoding KamA family radical SAM protein yields MTQVEPATTVLAPRSAPTPAHPGNPDHTTTPGQPYEYRRRALTEPDWTRFPGWRDVTRDQWESAQWQRANCVKNVRQLRAVLGDTIDDACYADLTTDQATQATMSMLMPPQMLNTVVPDAPMTSDAFRADPIRRYMLPLASDRRTDWPSHPYATRDSLHEHDMWVAEGLTHRYPTKVLAELLSTCPQYCGHCTRMDLVGNSTPTVEKLKLTLKPVDRYDAHIAYLRAHPGVRDVVVSGGDVANVPWRNLESYLMRLLEIETVRDIRLATKALAGLPQHWLQPEVVEGLERVARTAARRGVNLAIHTHVNHVQSLTPLVARAAQTALEVGVRDVRNQGVLMRGVNASTADLLDLCFALQGETGILPYYFYMCDMIPNAEHWRVPVWQAQQLQHDMMGYLPGYATPRIVCDVPFVGKRWVHMLTGYDRERGISYWTKNYRTSIESADLAALERRYAYYDPIDTLPEAGRAWWARHGTQTAH; encoded by the coding sequence GTGACCCAGGTCGAACCGGCTACCACGGTGCTCGCGCCCCGCAGCGCACCCACCCCGGCCCACCCCGGGAACCCGGACCACACCACCACGCCCGGCCAGCCGTACGAATACCGCCGCCGCGCCCTGACCGAACCCGACTGGACCCGCTTCCCCGGATGGCGGGACGTGACCCGGGACCAGTGGGAGTCGGCCCAATGGCAGCGGGCCAACTGCGTGAAGAACGTCCGACAGCTCCGCGCCGTCCTCGGCGACACCATCGACGACGCCTGCTACGCCGACCTCACCACCGACCAGGCGACCCAGGCCACCATGTCGATGCTCATGCCGCCGCAGATGCTCAACACGGTCGTACCGGACGCACCGATGACCTCCGACGCATTCCGCGCCGACCCGATCCGGCGGTACATGCTGCCGCTCGCCAGCGACCGGCGCACCGACTGGCCGTCCCACCCGTACGCGACCCGCGACTCCCTGCACGAGCACGACATGTGGGTCGCCGAGGGACTGACCCACCGCTACCCCACCAAGGTGCTCGCCGAACTGCTCTCCACCTGCCCCCAGTACTGCGGGCACTGCACCCGGATGGACCTGGTCGGCAACTCCACCCCCACGGTCGAGAAACTCAAACTCACCCTCAAGCCGGTCGACCGGTACGACGCACACATCGCCTACCTGCGCGCCCACCCCGGCGTACGGGACGTGGTGGTCTCCGGCGGCGACGTGGCCAACGTGCCGTGGCGGAACCTGGAGTCGTACCTGATGCGACTACTGGAGATCGAGACCGTCCGCGACATCCGGCTCGCCACCAAGGCGCTGGCCGGACTACCGCAGCACTGGCTTCAGCCGGAGGTGGTGGAGGGACTGGAACGGGTCGCCCGGACCGCCGCCCGGCGCGGCGTCAACCTGGCCATCCACACCCACGTCAACCACGTCCAGTCGCTGACCCCACTGGTCGCCCGGGCCGCCCAGACCGCACTCGAGGTCGGCGTCCGCGACGTACGCAACCAGGGCGTCCTGATGCGTGGGGTGAACGCCAGCACCGCCGACCTGCTGGACCTCTGCTTCGCGCTCCAGGGCGAGACCGGCATCCTGCCGTACTACTTCTACATGTGCGACATGATCCCCAACGCGGAGCACTGGCGGGTACCGGTCTGGCAGGCCCAGCAGCTCCAACACGACATGATGGGCTACCTGCCCGGCTACGCGACGCCACGGATCGTCTGCGACGTACCGTTCGTCGGCAAGCGTTGGGTGCACATGCTCACCGGGTACGACCGGGAACGCGGGATCTCGTACTGGACCAAGAACTACCGTACGTCGATCGAGTCCGCGGACCTGGCGGCACTCGAACGCCGCTACGCCTACTACGATCCGATCGACACCCTGCCCGAGGCCGGCCGGGCCTGGTGGGCCCGGCACGGCACTCAGACTGCTCACTGA
- the kamE gene encoding lysine 5,6-aminomutase subunit beta: protein MTGPVVRPYGDSTGDGMVQVSFTLPLAHDKRAEGAALQLAAKMGLEPAMLVHARQMGDGFTFFVVYGRVGHLVDLAAVRVVERDYPLLSAKEVNGLIRRRLRRKLSVVGACIGTDAHTVGIDAILNVKGIAGEKGLEYYRELRVTNLGAQVSVPDLVAAARAEKADAVLVSQVVTQRDAHLHNTREMSAAFREALPAGRRPLLVVGGPRFDELMADELGVDRIFGRGTTPGEVASFLVHRLVPAGAGIRARRGAMAGVEAEVGG, encoded by the coding sequence GTGACGGGACCGGTGGTGCGGCCGTACGGGGACAGCACCGGGGACGGGATGGTGCAGGTGTCGTTCACCCTGCCGCTGGCGCACGACAAGCGGGCCGAGGGTGCGGCGCTGCAACTGGCGGCGAAGATGGGGCTGGAGCCGGCGATGCTGGTGCACGCCCGTCAGATGGGTGACGGTTTCACCTTCTTCGTGGTGTACGGCCGGGTCGGGCACCTGGTGGACCTGGCGGCGGTGCGGGTGGTGGAGCGGGACTATCCGCTGCTGTCGGCGAAGGAGGTCAACGGCCTGATCCGGCGGCGGTTGCGGCGCAAGTTGTCGGTGGTGGGCGCCTGTATCGGCACCGACGCGCACACGGTCGGGATCGACGCGATCCTCAACGTGAAGGGGATCGCGGGGGAGAAGGGCCTGGAGTACTACCGGGAGTTGCGGGTGACGAACCTGGGTGCCCAGGTGAGCGTGCCGGATCTGGTGGCGGCGGCGCGGGCGGAGAAGGCGGACGCGGTGCTGGTGTCGCAGGTGGTGACGCAGCGGGATGCCCATCTGCACAACACCCGGGAGATGTCGGCGGCGTTCCGGGAGGCGTTGCCGGCGGGCCGGCGTCCGCTGCTGGTCGTCGGTGGTCCCCGGTTCGACGAGTTGATGGCCGACGAGCTCGGGGTGGATCGGATCTTCGGCCGGGGTACCACGCCCGGGGAGGTCGCGAGTTTTCTGGTGCACCGGCTGGTGCCGGCTGGCGCGGGTATCCGGGCGCGGCGCGGGGCGATGGCTGGTGTCGAGGCGGAGGTGGGCGGATGA
- a CDS encoding carboxylesterase/lipase family protein: MSEQPKVRTTEGVVQGRRRQGHAVFRGIPYAQPPVGALRFAAPAPPHRWEGTRQAVEFGPVVPLSLPIDVPPQGTDWLTLNVGTPDPGAAGLPVLVWIPVGGYLSAASSDPMFDPAALAEAGVVVVTINCRVGAEGFAFLDDVPPNRGFLDQIAALEWVQRNIAAFGGDPGQVTVGGVSAGAGSVAALLTMKSARGLFRRAIAHSVPGLYSTPALAWQVTAAFADRLGAAAPTAEALRDIDPWHLAAELTSFNAGLHRHRESWGRLTEAGTGLCPVVDGEVLPETPWPALTGARASGTELLVGHTRDEFRYFSVMSGRYGTFTEEDAHAALELLAPQPDGARAYRAAFPQASPEELVETVYSDALFRMPSQKLAEANAAAGGTSYLFELCWAAPALGGILGACHSLDVPLAFGTLDSPVGTQLIGEEPTPEAVGLSRELQQAWVRFVTTGDAGWSAHRPGGHLTRLLDTESKTLPYPEQASRQIWEGHAPAPFDLS, from the coding sequence ATGTCCGAACAGCCAAAGGTACGGACCACGGAAGGCGTGGTGCAGGGGCGCCGGCGCCAGGGGCACGCGGTGTTCCGCGGCATCCCCTACGCCCAGCCTCCGGTCGGAGCGCTCCGCTTCGCCGCGCCCGCGCCGCCGCACCGCTGGGAGGGGACGAGGCAGGCGGTCGAGTTCGGCCCCGTGGTGCCGCTGTCCCTGCCGATCGACGTGCCCCCGCAGGGCACCGACTGGCTGACGCTCAACGTCGGCACTCCGGATCCCGGCGCGGCGGGACTGCCTGTGCTGGTGTGGATCCCCGTAGGCGGCTACCTCTCGGCGGCGTCGAGCGACCCGATGTTCGACCCGGCAGCGCTGGCTGAGGCGGGCGTCGTCGTGGTGACCATCAACTGCCGCGTGGGCGCGGAGGGGTTCGCGTTCCTCGACGACGTGCCGCCCAACCGCGGATTCCTCGACCAGATCGCGGCGCTGGAGTGGGTGCAGCGCAACATCGCCGCCTTCGGAGGCGACCCCGGCCAGGTCACCGTGGGCGGGGTATCCGCCGGGGCGGGGTCGGTCGCCGCCCTTTTGACGATGAAGTCCGCGCGCGGACTGTTCCGGCGGGCCATCGCCCACTCGGTGCCGGGGCTGTACAGCACCCCCGCGCTGGCATGGCAGGTCACCGCCGCGTTCGCGGACCGGCTCGGCGCGGCGGCCCCCACGGCCGAGGCCCTGCGCGACATCGACCCGTGGCACTTGGCCGCGGAGCTCACCTCCTTCAACGCCGGCCTCCACAGGCACCGGGAGAGCTGGGGACGCCTCACGGAGGCCGGCACCGGGCTGTGCCCCGTCGTCGACGGCGAGGTCCTCCCGGAAACGCCCTGGCCCGCGCTGACCGGCGCGCGCGCGAGCGGGACCGAACTGCTCGTCGGCCACACCCGGGATGAATTCCGGTACTTCAGCGTCATGAGCGGACGGTACGGCACCTTCACCGAGGAGGACGCCCACGCGGCCCTGGAACTGCTCGCCCCGCAGCCGGACGGCGCGCGGGCCTACCGTGCCGCGTTCCCGCAGGCAAGCCCGGAGGAGCTGGTGGAGACGGTGTACTCCGACGCCCTCTTCCGCATGCCGTCACAGAAGCTGGCCGAGGCGAACGCCGCAGCCGGCGGCACCTCGTACCTGTTCGAACTGTGCTGGGCTGCCCCGGCCCTCGGCGGCATCCTGGGCGCCTGCCACAGCCTCGACGTGCCCCTGGCGTTCGGCACGCTGGACAGCCCCGTCGGCACCCAGCTCATCGGCGAGGAGCCCACTCCCGAGGCCGTCGGGCTCTCCCGCGAACTCCAGCAGGCATGGGTCCGCTTCGTCACCACCGGCGACGCGGGCTGGTCCGCCCACCGGCCCGGCGGGCACCTCACCCGCCTCCTGGACACCGAGTCGAAGACTCTGCCCTACCCCGAACAGGCATCCCGCCAGATCTGGGAAGGCCACGCCCCCGCCCCCTTCGACCTCTCGTAA